One window of Burkholderia vietnamiensis LMG 10929 genomic DNA carries:
- a CDS encoding PulJ/GspJ family protein, which translates to MKPAVRSDAPPRRQPARAAASRRVRGFTLIELMIAIAILAVVAILAWRGLDQIMRGRDKVASAMEDERVFAQMFDQMRIDARLAATDDEAGQPAIGVAGNTLQIVRELDVPGAAPRLQVVRYRIAGGRVVRYASPPLDDANRLRDVLKDSSVDGWSWVALMGGVGAIDAKLYVPRVGWTTNLQTANDALAQNNDALKVPQIGNAPPARAVTGLQVSIGATSLRVPVTRIFLVGE; encoded by the coding sequence ATGAAACCAGCCGTCCGCTCTGACGCGCCGCCGCGCCGCCAGCCGGCGCGCGCCGCCGCCTCGCGGCGCGTGCGCGGCTTCACGCTGATCGAGCTGATGATCGCGATCGCGATCCTCGCGGTCGTCGCGATCCTCGCGTGGCGCGGGCTCGACCAGATCATGCGCGGCCGCGACAAGGTCGCCTCCGCGATGGAGGACGAGCGCGTCTTCGCGCAGATGTTCGACCAGATGCGCATCGACGCGCGGCTCGCCGCGACCGACGACGAAGCCGGCCAGCCGGCGATCGGCGTCGCCGGCAATACGCTGCAGATCGTGCGCGAACTCGACGTGCCGGGCGCCGCGCCGCGGCTGCAGGTGGTCCGCTACCGGATCGCCGGCGGGCGCGTCGTGCGCTACGCATCGCCGCCGCTCGACGACGCGAACCGCCTGCGCGACGTGCTGAAGGACAGCAGCGTCGACGGCTGGAGCTGGGTCGCGCTGATGGGCGGCGTCGGCGCGATCGACGCGAAGCTGTACGTGCCGCGCGTCGGCTGGACCACCAACCTGCAGACGGCCAACGACGCGCTGGCGCAGAACAACGACGCGCTGAAGGTGCCGCAGATCGGCAACGCGCCGCCCGCGCGCGCGGTGACGGGCCTGCAGGTCAGCATCGGCGCGACGTCGCTGCGCGTGCCGGTCACACGCATTTTCCTGGTCGGGGAATGA
- the gspD gene encoding type II secretion system secretin GspD, whose translation MRRIATTLVVAGIIVSQAAYAQVTLNFVNADIDQVAKAIGAATGKTIIVDPRVKGQLNLVAERPVPEEQALKTLQSALRMQGFALVQDHGVLKVVPEADAKLQGVPTYVGNTPQARGDQVITQVFELHNESANNLLPVLRPLISPNNTVTAYPANNTIVVTDYADNVRRIAQIIAGVDSAAGAQVQVVPLRNANAIDLAAQLQKMLDPGAIGNSDATLKVSVTADPRTNSLLLRASSASRLAAAKRLVQQLDAPSAVPGNMHVVPLRNADAVKLAKTLRGMLGKGGNDGGSSASSNDANSFNQNGGSSSSGNFSTGTSGTPPLPSGGLGGSSSSYGNGASGSGSLGNAGLLGGDKDKSGDDNQPGGMIQADAATNSLIITASDPVYRNLRSVIDQLDRRRAQVYIEALIVELNSTTAGQLGIQWQVASGALLAGTNLAATAGTVAGNSIINLTTGTAGSTAIGLPGNLSNLNQGLNIGWLHNMFGVQGLGALLQYFAGVSDANVLSTPNLITLDNEEAKIVVGENVPIPTGSYSNLTSGTTSNAFNTYDRRDVGLTLHVKPQITDGGILKLQLYTEDSAVDTATSNSQTGPSFTKRSIQSTILADNGEVIVLGGLMQDAYNVSNSKVPLLGDIPWIGQLFRSESKQRKKTNLMVFLRPVIISDRNVAQEVTANRYDYIQGVTGAYKSDNNVIRDKDDPVVPPMPLGPSQGGTPAGNLFDLDKMRRQQMQRQVAPVPAQPLPEQTPVQPQSVPQQTVPQQPLSATPGASQ comes from the coding sequence ATGCGGCGCATCGCCACGACCCTGGTGGTCGCCGGCATCATCGTCTCCCAGGCCGCCTACGCTCAGGTCACGCTCAACTTCGTGAATGCGGACATCGACCAGGTCGCGAAGGCGATCGGCGCCGCGACCGGCAAGACCATCATCGTCGATCCCCGCGTGAAGGGGCAGCTCAATCTCGTGGCCGAGCGGCCGGTGCCGGAGGAGCAGGCGCTGAAGACGCTGCAGTCGGCGCTGCGCATGCAGGGCTTCGCGCTGGTGCAGGACCACGGCGTGCTGAAGGTCGTGCCGGAGGCCGATGCGAAGCTGCAAGGCGTGCCGACCTATGTCGGCAACACGCCGCAAGCGCGCGGCGATCAGGTGATCACGCAGGTGTTCGAGCTGCACAACGAATCGGCCAACAACCTGCTGCCGGTGCTGCGCCCGCTGATTTCGCCGAACAACACGGTCACCGCGTACCCGGCGAACAACACGATCGTCGTGACCGACTATGCGGACAACGTGCGCCGCATCGCGCAGATCATCGCCGGCGTCGACAGCGCCGCGGGCGCGCAGGTGCAGGTCGTGCCGCTGCGCAACGCGAACGCGATCGACCTGGCCGCGCAACTGCAGAAGATGCTCGACCCCGGTGCGATCGGCAACAGCGACGCGACGCTGAAGGTGTCGGTCACCGCCGATCCGCGCACCAACTCGCTGCTGCTGCGCGCGTCGAGCGCGTCGCGCCTCGCGGCGGCGAAGCGCCTCGTGCAGCAGCTCGATGCGCCGAGCGCGGTGCCGGGCAACATGCACGTGGTTCCGCTGCGCAACGCGGACGCGGTGAAGCTCGCGAAGACGCTGCGCGGGATGCTCGGCAAGGGCGGCAACGACGGCGGCTCGTCGGCGTCGTCGAACGATGCGAACAGCTTCAACCAGAATGGCGGCTCGTCGTCGAGCGGCAACTTCTCGACCGGCACGTCGGGCACCCCGCCGCTGCCGTCGGGCGGCCTCGGCGGTTCGTCTTCGTCGTATGGCAATGGCGCTTCGGGCAGCGGCAGCCTGGGCAATGCCGGCTTGCTCGGCGGCGACAAGGACAAGAGCGGCGACGACAACCAGCCCGGCGGGATGATCCAGGCCGACGCGGCGACCAACTCGCTGATCATCACCGCATCCGATCCGGTCTACCGGAACCTGCGCTCGGTGATCGACCAGCTCGACCGGCGCCGCGCGCAGGTCTACATCGAGGCGCTGATCGTCGAGCTGAACTCGACGACGGCTGGCCAGCTCGGGATCCAGTGGCAGGTCGCGAGCGGCGCGCTGCTCGCCGGCACGAACCTCGCGGCCACCGCCGGCACCGTGGCCGGCAACAGCATCATCAACCTGACGACGGGCACCGCGGGCAGCACCGCGATCGGGCTGCCGGGCAACCTCTCGAATCTGAACCAGGGCCTCAACATTGGCTGGCTGCACAACATGTTCGGCGTGCAGGGGCTCGGCGCACTGCTGCAGTACTTCGCGGGCGTGAGCGACGCGAACGTGCTGTCGACGCCGAACCTGATCACGCTCGACAACGAGGAGGCGAAGATCGTCGTTGGCGAGAACGTGCCGATTCCGACCGGTTCGTATTCGAACCTGACGAGCGGCACGACGAGCAACGCGTTCAACACCTACGATCGCCGCGACGTCGGCCTCACGCTGCACGTGAAGCCGCAGATCACCGACGGCGGGATCCTGAAGCTGCAGTTGTATACCGAGGATTCCGCGGTCGACACCGCGACGTCGAATTCGCAGACGGGCCCGTCGTTCACGAAGCGTTCGATTCAGTCGACGATCCTCGCCGACAACGGCGAAGTCATCGTGCTCGGCGGCCTGATGCAGGACGCATACAACGTGTCCAACAGCAAGGTGCCGCTGCTGGGCGACATCCCGTGGATCGGCCAGCTGTTCCGCTCCGAAAGCAAGCAGCGCAAGAAGACCAACCTGATGGTGTTCCTGCGGCCGGTGATCATTAGCGATCGCAACGTCGCGCAGGAAGTCACCGCGAACCGCTACGACTACATCCAGGGCGTGACGGGCGCGTACAAGTCGGATAACAACGTGATCCGCGACAAGGACGATCCGGTCGTCCCACCGATGCCGCTCGGCCCGAGCCAGGGCGGCACGCCGGCCGGCAACCTGTTCGATCTCGACAAGATGCGGCGCCAGCAGATGCAGCGTCAGGTCGCGCCGGTGCCGGCCCAGCCGCTGCCGGAGCAGACGCCCGTACAGCCGCAAAGCGTGCCGCAGCAGACGGTGCCGCAGCAACCGTTGAGCGCCACGCCGGGAGCCTCGCAGTGA
- the gspM gene encoding type II secretion system protein GspM yields the protein MNTAQLNETLAQFWGERTPRERTLLGWGGTVLAVAIAYSVLWSPAQEGRARIQHELPTLRRELAQMTAQANEAKSLTAAAQGVAPTGLALKDALTASLSDHGLQGAQVQVVGNGVQVQMKNVSFPAWTQWLDDARRQFKVQVGEAHATALKDDGQVDLTAVMQPSMQK from the coding sequence ATGAACACCGCACAACTGAACGAGACGCTGGCCCAGTTCTGGGGCGAGCGCACGCCGCGGGAACGCACGCTGCTCGGCTGGGGCGGCACGGTGCTGGCCGTCGCGATCGCGTATTCGGTGCTGTGGTCGCCCGCGCAGGAAGGCCGCGCGCGCATCCAGCACGAGTTGCCGACGCTGCGTCGCGAGCTCGCGCAGATGACCGCGCAGGCCAACGAGGCGAAGTCGCTGACCGCCGCCGCGCAGGGCGTCGCGCCGACCGGCCTCGCGCTGAAGGACGCGCTCACCGCGTCGCTGTCCGATCACGGGCTGCAGGGCGCGCAGGTGCAGGTGGTCGGCAACGGCGTGCAGGTCCAGATGAAGAACGTGTCGTTCCCGGCATGGACGCAGTGGCTCGACGATGCGCGCCGGCAGTTCAAGGTGCAGGTCGGCGAAGCGCACGCCACCGCACTGAAGGATGACGGTCAGGTCGACCTGACGGCCGTGATGCAACCCTCGATGCAGAAATGA
- a CDS encoding lytic transglycosylase domain-containing protein, protein MNRRFASIALIAAGAGFACGNARADCFDEAARYQKVNPLILRAIAWQESHNRPDALNKNTNGSVDYGLMQINSIHLQTLSRYGIGRDTLMEPCKNVYIAAWHLRQKMNRYGNSWQAVGAYHSETPSLRDKYARQIAGILSQWKLLPQQ, encoded by the coding sequence ATGAACAGACGGTTCGCTTCGATCGCGCTGATCGCCGCCGGCGCAGGGTTCGCCTGCGGCAACGCTCGCGCCGATTGTTTCGACGAAGCCGCCCGGTATCAGAAGGTCAATCCGCTGATCCTGCGCGCGATCGCGTGGCAGGAGTCGCACAACCGGCCCGACGCGCTGAACAAGAATACGAACGGCTCCGTCGACTACGGGCTCATGCAGATCAACTCGATCCATCTGCAGACGCTGTCGCGTTACGGCATCGGCCGCGACACGCTGATGGAGCCGTGCAAGAACGTCTACATCGCCGCGTGGCATCTGCGCCAGAAGATGAATCGCTACGGCAACAGCTGGCAGGCGGTGGGCGCCTATCATTCGGAAACGCCGTCGCTGCGCGACAAGTATGCGCGGCAGATCGCCGGCATCCTGTCGCAGTGGAAGCTGCTGCCGCAGCAGTGA
- the gspE gene encoding type II secretion system ATPase GspE: MSDVLASAPQDGAPGERQPPSPLAARLLPYGFAKSGQVLIAHQLDDTLEVWISERTSDAALAEIARNFGSIVVQRVPADELAQAINHAYARQDGSAAQIVGEVEGEVDLSRLMQDIPEVEDLLESEDDAPIIRMINALLTQAAREQASDIHIEPFENASVVRFRVDGTLRDVVRPKKALHGALISRIKIMAQLDIAEKRLPQDGRITLRVGGRPVDVRVSTLPTGHGERAVLRLLEKDAQRLNLEALGMGRDTLVQFDKLIARPHGIVLVTGPTGSGKTTTLYASMSRLETATTNIMTVEDPIEYDLSGIGQTQVNERIGMTFARALRSILRQDPDVIMIGEIRDLETAQIAVQASLTGHLVLATLHTNDAASAVTRLTDMGVEPYLLASSLLGVLAQRLVRQLCPVCKEERHEDGRSVWHPVGCDKCGHSGYTGRRGVYELLVVDDAIRSLIHRNAADAEILATGRAQGMRTLRDDAERWLAAGATSLEEVLRVTGGA; this comes from the coding sequence GTGAGCGACGTGCTCGCGTCCGCGCCCCAGGACGGCGCGCCGGGCGAACGGCAGCCGCCGTCGCCGCTCGCCGCCCGCCTGCTGCCGTACGGCTTCGCGAAGAGCGGCCAGGTGCTGATCGCGCACCAGCTCGACGATACGCTCGAGGTGTGGATCAGCGAACGCACGAGCGACGCGGCGCTCGCCGAGATCGCCCGCAACTTCGGTTCGATCGTCGTGCAGCGCGTGCCGGCCGACGAGCTCGCGCAGGCGATCAACCACGCGTACGCGCGCCAGGACGGCAGCGCCGCGCAGATCGTCGGCGAGGTCGAAGGCGAAGTCGACCTGTCGCGGCTGATGCAGGACATCCCCGAAGTCGAGGATCTGCTCGAATCGGAAGACGACGCGCCGATCATCCGCATGATCAACGCGCTGCTCACGCAGGCCGCGCGCGAGCAGGCGTCGGACATCCACATCGAGCCGTTCGAGAATGCGTCGGTCGTGCGGTTTCGCGTCGACGGCACGCTGCGCGACGTCGTGCGCCCGAAGAAGGCGCTGCACGGCGCGCTGATCTCGCGGATCAAGATCATGGCGCAGCTCGACATCGCCGAAAAGCGCCTGCCGCAGGACGGCCGCATCACGCTGCGCGTCGGCGGCCGCCCGGTGGACGTGCGCGTGTCGACGCTGCCGACCGGGCACGGCGAGCGCGCGGTGCTGCGTCTGCTGGAAAAGGACGCGCAGCGCCTGAACCTCGAAGCGCTCGGGATGGGCCGCGACACGCTCGTCCAGTTCGACAAGCTGATCGCCCGCCCGCACGGGATCGTGCTGGTGACGGGGCCGACCGGCTCCGGCAAGACGACGACGCTGTACGCGTCGATGTCGCGGCTCGAAACGGCGACGACCAACATCATGACGGTCGAGGATCCGATCGAATACGACCTGTCCGGCATCGGCCAGACGCAGGTCAACGAGCGGATCGGGATGACGTTCGCCCGCGCGCTGCGCTCGATCCTGCGCCAGGATCCGGACGTCATCATGATCGGCGAAATCCGCGACCTCGAAACCGCGCAGATCGCGGTGCAGGCGTCGCTCACGGGCCACCTGGTGCTGGCGACGCTGCATACGAACGACGCCGCGTCGGCCGTCACGCGGCTGACCGACATGGGCGTCGAGCCGTACCTGCTCGCGTCGTCGCTGCTCGGCGTGCTCGCGCAGCGGCTGGTGCGCCAGCTGTGTCCGGTCTGCAAGGAAGAGCGGCACGAGGACGGCCGCAGCGTGTGGCATCCGGTCGGCTGCGACAAGTGCGGCCATTCGGGCTACACGGGCCGGCGCGGCGTGTACGAACTGCTGGTGGTCGACGATGCGATCCGCTCGCTGATCCATCGCAACGCGGCCGACGCGGAGATCCTCGCCACCGGCCGCGCGCAAGGCATGCGCACGCTGCGCGACGATGCCGAGCGCTGGCTCGCGGCCGGCGCGACGTCGCTCGAGGAAGTGCTGCGCGTGACGGGAGGCGCATAG
- the gspI gene encoding type II secretion system minor pseudopilin GspI, translating into MTMRRRLRFPAASSQGFTMIEVLVALAIIAVALAASIRAVGTMATNASDLHRRLLAGWSADNALAQLRLAHAWPEVGEQSFDCSQGNVQLVCTQRVSTTPNPVFRRVQVSVSMPGRAGVLAQMVTVVANETSRPL; encoded by the coding sequence ATGACGATGCGTCGTCGCCTGCGCTTCCCGGCCGCTTCCTCGCAGGGCTTCACGATGATCGAGGTGCTCGTCGCGCTCGCGATCATCGCGGTCGCGCTCGCCGCGTCGATCCGCGCGGTCGGCACGATGGCGACCAACGCCTCCGATCTGCATCGCCGGCTGCTCGCCGGCTGGAGCGCCGACAACGCGCTGGCGCAATTGCGCCTCGCGCATGCGTGGCCGGAGGTCGGCGAGCAGAGCTTCGACTGCTCGCAGGGCAACGTGCAGCTGGTGTGCACGCAGCGCGTGAGCACCACGCCGAACCCGGTGTTCCGGCGCGTGCAGGTGTCGGTGAGCATGCCGGGACGCGCCGGCGTGCTCGCGCAAATGGTGACGGTGGTCGCGAATGAAACCAGCCGTCCGCTCTGA
- the gspK gene encoding type II secretion system minor pseudopilin GspK, with product MRARPSRFRFAARAQRERGAAIITALLVVALSAILVSGMLWRQQVQIRRIENQRVLAQAQWVARGALDWTRMILRSEADTAPGITYLGGIWAVPIAKTKLSDFLGRIGAPNDNGGEDTYISGSIEDAQAKYNLRNLVSSPAPGVLQLNVTQLQAFQRLLATLGYDGALAKRIALQMRAGLMHSATRFQTPALPGAGTAATAPVPGGDMAGNFTDEPGMSDTERGPAPLVMTSVDSLLDVDGVTSEMIARLRPFVTVLPTTTPVNMNTAPAEVIAALVPGMSVSSAQALVSRRETVFFRNAGDVQLALRGAGAPNATIDSSLVDVNSSYFIVHGRIQHDRAEVDRTSLVYRDPTTHSTRVVRIRDQL from the coding sequence ATGCGCGCCCGCCCTTCCCGCTTCCGGTTCGCCGCGCGCGCGCAGCGCGAGCGCGGCGCGGCGATCATCACCGCGCTGCTGGTGGTCGCGCTGTCGGCGATCCTTGTCTCCGGGATGCTGTGGCGCCAGCAGGTGCAGATCCGCCGCATCGAGAACCAGCGCGTGCTCGCGCAGGCGCAGTGGGTCGCGCGCGGCGCGCTCGACTGGACGCGCATGATCCTGCGCTCCGAAGCCGACACGGCGCCCGGCATCACCTATCTCGGCGGGATCTGGGCCGTGCCGATCGCGAAGACCAAGCTGTCGGACTTCCTCGGCCGGATCGGCGCGCCGAACGACAACGGCGGCGAGGACACCTACATCTCCGGCTCGATCGAGGATGCGCAGGCGAAGTACAACCTGCGCAATCTCGTGTCGTCGCCGGCGCCGGGCGTGCTGCAGCTCAACGTCACGCAGCTGCAGGCGTTCCAGCGGCTGCTGGCGACGCTCGGTTACGACGGCGCGCTCGCGAAGCGGATCGCGCTGCAGATGCGCGCCGGGCTGATGCATTCGGCGACGCGCTTCCAGACGCCGGCGCTGCCCGGCGCCGGCACGGCCGCGACCGCGCCGGTGCCCGGCGGCGACATGGCCGGCAACTTCACCGACGAACCGGGCATGTCCGACACCGAGCGCGGGCCGGCGCCGCTCGTGATGACGAGCGTCGACAGCCTGCTCGACGTCGACGGCGTGACGTCCGAGATGATCGCGCGGCTGCGCCCGTTCGTCACCGTGCTGCCGACCACGACGCCGGTGAACATGAACACCGCGCCGGCCGAGGTGATCGCCGCGCTGGTGCCGGGGATGAGCGTGTCGTCGGCGCAGGCGCTGGTGTCGCGCCGCGAGACGGTGTTTTTCCGCAACGCCGGCGACGTGCAGCTCGCGCTGCGCGGCGCCGGTGCGCCGAACGCGACGATCGACTCGAGCCTCGTCGACGTCAATTCCAGCTATTTCATCGTGCACGGCCGGATCCAGCACGATCGCGCGGAGGTCGATCGCACCTCGCTCGTGTATCGTGATCCGACCACGCATTCGACGCGGGTCGTGCGCATCCGCGACCAGCTATAA
- the gspL gene encoding type II secretion system protein GspL, translating to MSTLIVSLPPREPAVPLQEWQWPELPFTLVDKAGQVQRAGRAALALLPRANATVLIVAARDVLLLAATVPPLKGPKLRQALPNIVEDQLIQDPLGCHIALDPVALPDGRRVLAVVDRAWFRTICDAFIAAGHRHLSAVPATRCLPAPRASTADAALPADGDAAPAAALAADAAPLARPAPVAAVLGLATTVEPALVEAGAQPGAAVAPRYEFAIARGALGEGFAAPAARAGGTLAALAGGADVELYELGEPGAEPRLASVGRSDAALLPGAQPLAFDVFARRALDEKFDLCQFEFESQPWRFDRATVKRLRVPIALVAATLGVAVIGMNLHWWKLSRERDALSAQITETLLSAFPKTTTVLDPPAQMQRQLDQLRLAAGELSPNDFLALASGLSRSMGALPQNGIASLDYHDRRLDVGFKPEVKVDPDFPQRLARNGLAGEVDSSTGKWTIRSRS from the coding sequence TTGAGCACGCTGATTGTTTCTTTGCCGCCGCGCGAGCCGGCCGTGCCGTTGCAGGAATGGCAGTGGCCCGAGCTGCCGTTCACGCTCGTGGACAAGGCCGGCCAGGTGCAGCGCGCGGGCCGCGCCGCGCTCGCGCTGCTGCCGCGCGCGAACGCGACGGTGCTGATCGTCGCCGCGCGCGACGTGCTGCTGCTGGCCGCGACCGTGCCGCCGCTCAAGGGGCCGAAGCTGCGCCAGGCGCTGCCCAACATCGTCGAGGATCAGCTGATCCAGGATCCGCTCGGCTGCCATATCGCGCTCGATCCGGTCGCGCTGCCCGACGGCCGCCGCGTGCTGGCCGTCGTCGATCGCGCGTGGTTCCGCACGATCTGCGACGCGTTCATCGCGGCCGGCCACCGGCACCTGAGCGCGGTGCCGGCCACGCGCTGCCTGCCCGCGCCGCGCGCGAGCACGGCCGACGCCGCCCTGCCCGCCGACGGCGACGCCGCGCCTGCCGCCGCACTCGCAGCCGACGCCGCGCCGCTCGCACGGCCCGCGCCGGTGGCCGCGGTGCTCGGCCTCGCGACGACGGTCGAACCGGCGCTCGTCGAAGCCGGCGCGCAGCCGGGGGCGGCCGTGGCGCCGCGCTACGAATTCGCGATCGCGCGCGGTGCGCTCGGCGAAGGTTTCGCCGCGCCCGCGGCCCGCGCGGGCGGCACGCTGGCCGCGCTCGCGGGCGGCGCCGACGTCGAACTGTACGAACTCGGCGAGCCGGGCGCGGAGCCGCGCCTCGCGTCGGTCGGCCGCAGCGACGCCGCGCTGTTGCCCGGGGCGCAGCCGCTGGCGTTCGACGTGTTCGCGCGGCGTGCGCTCGACGAGAAGTTCGATCTCTGCCAGTTCGAATTCGAATCGCAGCCGTGGCGCTTCGATCGCGCGACGGTGAAGCGCCTGCGCGTGCCGATCGCACTCGTGGCGGCGACGCTCGGCGTCGCGGTGATCGGGATGAACCTGCACTGGTGGAAGCTGTCGCGCGAGCGCGATGCGCTGTCGGCGCAGATCACCGAGACGCTGCTGTCCGCGTTCCCGAAGACGACCACCGTGCTCGATCCGCCCGCGCAGATGCAGCGCCAGCTCGATCAGCTGCGGCTCGCGGCCGGCGAGCTGTCGCCGAACGATTTCCTCGCGCTGGCGAGCGGGCTGTCGCGCTCGATGGGCGCGCTGCCGCAGAATGGCATCGCCTCGCTCGATTATCACGACCGGCGGCTCGACGTCGGCTTCAAGCCGGAGGTCAAGGTCGACCCCGATTTCCCGCAGCGTCTCGCGCGCAACGGGCTGGCCGGCGAAGTCGACAGCAGCACCGGCAAATGGACGATCCGGAGCCGCTCATGA
- a CDS encoding GspH/FimT family pseudopilin translates to MPAPRTPSRPAAARRAAGRVRGRIARAQARGFTLLEMLVVLVIAGLLVSLASLSLTRNPRTDLREEAQRIALLFESAGDEAQVRARPIAWQPTAHGFRFDVSSPDGWRTLRDDLLRPRDWDGGVTGADIDYPGSDTRASRVVFGTESIDTPVRVTLHSAAGSATIVGTGNGRYEVQ, encoded by the coding sequence ATGCCCGCCCCTCGCACGCCGTCGCGCCCCGCTGCCGCACGCCGCGCCGCCGGCCGCGTGCGCGGCCGCATCGCACGCGCGCAGGCGCGCGGCTTCACGCTGCTCGAGATGCTGGTCGTGCTGGTGATCGCGGGCCTGCTGGTGTCGCTCGCGTCGCTGTCGCTCACGCGCAATCCGCGCACCGACCTGCGCGAGGAAGCGCAGCGCATCGCGCTGCTGTTCGAGTCGGCCGGCGACGAGGCGCAGGTGCGCGCGCGGCCGATCGCGTGGCAGCCGACCGCGCACGGCTTCCGGTTCGACGTGAGCTCGCCCGACGGCTGGCGCACGCTGCGCGACGATCTGCTGCGTCCGCGCGACTGGGACGGCGGCGTGACGGGCGCCGATATCGACTATCCGGGTTCCGACACGCGCGCGAGCCGCGTCGTGTTCGGTACCGAAAGCATCGACACGCCGGTGCGCGTGACGCTGCATTCCGCCGCCGGCAGCGCGACGATCGTCGGCACCGGCAACGGCCGCTACGAGGTGCAATGA
- the gspG gene encoding type II secretion system major pseudopilin GspG codes for MQTWITRRNAAVRRQRGFTLIEIMVVVAILGILAALIVPKIMSRPDEARRIAAKQDIGTIMQALKLYRLDNGRYPSQEQGLAALTQKPTTDPIPNNWKDGGYLERLPNDPWGNAYKYLNPGVHGEIDVFSYGADGKEGGDGNDTDIGSWQ; via the coding sequence ATGCAAACGTGGATCACTCGCCGTAATGCGGCCGTGCGCCGTCAGCGCGGTTTCACGCTGATCGAGATCATGGTGGTGGTCGCGATCCTCGGGATCCTGGCGGCACTGATCGTGCCGAAAATCATGAGCCGTCCCGACGAGGCGCGCCGTATCGCCGCGAAGCAGGACATCGGCACGATCATGCAGGCGCTCAAGCTGTACCGTCTCGACAACGGCCGCTATCCGAGCCAGGAACAGGGGCTGGCCGCGCTGACCCAGAAGCCGACCACCGATCCGATCCCGAACAACTGGAAGGACGGCGGCTATCTCGAACGCCTGCCGAACGATCCGTGGGGCAACGCGTACAAGTACCTGAACCCGGGCGTGCACGGCGAGATCGACGTGTTCAGCTACGGCGCCGACGGCAAGGAAGGCGGCGACGGCAACGACACCGACATCGGGTCGTGGCAGTAA
- the gspF gene encoding type II secretion system inner membrane protein GspF, with protein sequence MPAFRFEAIDSAGRAQKGVIDADSARAARGQLRTQGLTPLVVEPAASATRGARSQRLAFGRKLSQREQAILTRQLASLLIAGLPLDEALGVLTEQAERDYIRELMAAIRAEVLGGHSLANALGQHPRDFPEIYRALVAAGEHTGKLGIVLSRLADYIEQSNALKQKILLAFTYPGIVTLIAFGIVTFLLSYVVPQVVNVFASTKQQLPLLTIVMMALSEFVRHWWWAILIAVALVVWIVKSTLSRAGPRLAFDRWVLTAPLAGKLVRGYNTVRFASTLGILTAAGVPILRALQAAGETLSNRAMRANIDDAIVRVREGSALSRALNNVKTFPPVLVHLIRSGEATGDVTTMLDRAAEGEARELERRTMFLTSLLEPLLILAMGGIVLVIVLAVMLPIIELNNMVQ encoded by the coding sequence ATGCCGGCATTCCGTTTCGAAGCGATCGACTCGGCGGGGCGTGCGCAGAAAGGCGTGATCGACGCCGACAGCGCGCGCGCCGCGCGCGGCCAGCTGCGCACGCAGGGGCTCACGCCGCTCGTGGTCGAGCCGGCCGCCAGCGCGACGCGCGGCGCGCGTTCGCAGCGCCTCGCGTTCGGCCGCAAGCTGTCGCAGCGCGAGCAGGCGATCCTCACGCGCCAGCTCGCGAGCCTGCTGATCGCGGGGCTGCCGCTCGACGAGGCGCTCGGCGTGCTCACCGAGCAGGCCGAGCGCGACTACATCCGCGAGCTGATGGCCGCGATCCGCGCCGAAGTGCTCGGCGGCCATTCGCTCGCGAATGCGCTCGGACAGCATCCGCGCGATTTTCCAGAGATCTACCGCGCGCTCGTCGCCGCCGGCGAACATACGGGCAAGCTCGGCATCGTGCTGTCGCGCCTGGCCGACTACATCGAGCAGAGCAACGCGCTCAAGCAGAAGATCCTGCTCGCGTTCACGTATCCGGGGATCGTCACGCTGATCGCGTTCGGCATCGTCACGTTCCTGCTGAGCTACGTCGTGCCGCAGGTCGTCAACGTGTTCGCGAGCACCAAGCAGCAGTTGCCGCTGCTGACGATCGTGATGATGGCGCTGTCCGAGTTCGTGCGGCACTGGTGGTGGGCGATCCTGATCGCGGTCGCGCTCGTCGTGTGGATCGTGAAGTCGACGCTGTCGCGCGCCGGGCCGCGGCTGGCGTTCGACCGCTGGGTGCTGACCGCGCCGCTCGCGGGCAAGCTCGTGCGCGGCTACAACACGGTGCGCTTCGCGAGCACGCTCGGCATCCTGACCGCGGCCGGCGTGCCGATCCTGCGCGCGCTGCAGGCGGCCGGCGAGACGCTGTCGAACCGCGCGATGCGCGCGAACATCGACGATGCGATCGTGCGCGTGCGCGAAGGCTCCGCGCTGTCGCGCGCGCTGAACAACGTGAAGACGTTTCCGCCGGTGCTGGTGCACCTGATCCGTTCCGGCGAAGCGACCGGCGACGTGACGACGATGCTCGACCGCGCGGCCGAAGGCGAAGCGCGCGAGCTCGAACGGCGCACGATGTTCCTGACGAGCCTGCTCGAGCCGCTGCTGATCCTGGCGATGGGCGGGATCGTGCTGGTGATCGTGCTGGCCGTGATGCTGCCGATCATCGAGCTGAACAACATGGTGCAGTGA